CTCATGTTCTCGCGCCGGCAGGGCTGCTACGAGACTCTGCTGGCCCTGAGCAAGCGCATGAGCGCCATCCTCAACTTCGACGAGTTGGTCGACACGCTGGTCCAGGGCCTCGTCCGGGGCATCCCGCTGACCCATTGTGTGCTCATGACCCGCGACGAGCCGACGCAGACCTTCGCCCCGTACCGCAAGGAAACGGCCCTGGACACGCCGCTGCGGGTGAGCCCGCTGCCCACCGACAGCCCTATCGTCCGGTGGCTGACCACGGAGGAGGGGGTGCTGGTCAAGGAGGAGGCGAAGCTGAACCCGAAGCTGGCCGGGTACTTCGAGGCCACCGAGGCCGAGCTGGAGGAGATCACCGCCTCGCTGATCGTGCCGCTCAAGATCGAGAACAAGCTGGTCGCCATCCTCCTGGTCGGCGAGAAGCTGTCGGGCGAGATCTTCGACCAGCAGGAGCTGGAGGTCCTCTCCCTGCTCGCCAACCAGGCGGCCATCTCGCTCGAGAACGCGCGGCTGTATGAGGATCTGGGCAGCACGAACGCCCGCCTCGTCCAGGCCAGTCGCCTGAAGTCCCAGTTCCTGGCCAGCATGTCGCACGAGCTGCGCACGCCGCTCAACTCCATCATCGGCTTCTCCAAGGTGCTGCTCAACCGCCTGGACGGCGAGCTGAACGAGAAGCAGGAGACCTACGTCCGGTCGGTCTACAACAGCAGCACGCACCTGCTCGCGCTGATCAACAGCATCCTCGACATCTCCCGGATCGAGGCCGGCAAGCTCGACGTGCGGCATGACGAGTTCGACCTCCACGAACTGGTGGACGAGTGCGTGGAGTCGTCGACGCCGCTGGCCCGCGGCAAGCCGATCAAGATCGAGACGGACGTTCCCGTGGAGCTGCCGCGCGTGGTCGCCGACCGCACGAAGGTGAAGCAGGTGCTCTTGAATCTGCTCTCCAACGCCCTGAAGTTCACGCCCGGTGGGCGGGTGGTCGTCCGCGGGCGGCGGGAAGACAGCGCGGTTCATGTCAGCGTGAGCGACACCGGGGTGGGCATCCGCAAGGCGGACCTGTCACGGCTCTTCGAGCCCTTCGAGCGGCTGGAGAACCCGCTGGCGCGGCAGGCCGGGGGCACGGGGCTCGGCCTGGCCATCAGCAAGAAGGTCGTCGAGCTACACGGCGGGCAGATGTGGGCGGAGAGCCGCGAGAACTTCGGCTCGACCTTCCACTTCACGCTCCCGTTGCCGGCGCGGGAACCGGGCGAGCCATGAGCGTGCGGACGCCCCCACGTGACCGCCGGTCGACGAAGATCCTGCACATCGAGGACAACCCCGAGAACCGCGCGCTCGTGCGGGCCTTGCTGGAGGCCGAGGGCTACACCCTGGTGGAGGCCGAGGACGGGCTGTCGGGCATCGAGGCGGCGCTTCGCGAAGAGCCGGCGCTGATCCTGCTCGACATCAACCTGCCGGGCGTCGACGGCTACGAGGTCGGCGTCATTTTGAAGTCGTTCCCGAGCCTCAGCGCCACGCCGGTGATCGCGGTCACCGCCTATGCGATGGACGGCGACCGCCAGCGGACGCTGGTGGCGGGGTGCGACGGCTACATCGACAAGCCGATCGACGTGGACGCCTTCCCGCGGCAGATCACGGAGTTCCTGCGCGGTAAGCGCGAGCGCGTGGAGGAGCACGAGGCGGGCCCTTATCTCCGGGAGCTGAACCAGCGGCTCGTCTACCGCCTGGTCAGCCAGGTGGAGGAGCTGAAGCGCCTCAACCACCACTTCGTGCGCCGGGCCGTCCAGCTCGAGGACCTCCACGCGGCTGTGCAGGACATCACCTCCGAGATGGGCGTCGTCCCGCTGCTCGAACGCCTCCTGCCCGCCCTGGCCCGCGCGCTGGGGACCACGAGCCTGGTGGTCGAGCTGAGCGATCTGGCCGGCTTTCGCGTGGCCGCCGCCGGCGAGCCCTTCGAACGGCCGCGCGGGGTGCTGGCCGCCACCGGCGCCGCGCAGTCCGACGAGTGGACGGAGGTGGAGTGGGCGCTTCCGCTGGCCGTGCTCGGTCGCTCGCTCGGCGTCATGACCGCGCGTCACATCCTCCCGTCGGGTGCCCGGTCCGACGAGGAGCAGCTGCTCAAGATCGTCGCCAACCAGGTGGCGATCGCGGTCGAGAACGCGCGGCTGTACCGGGGCATGGAGCAGCGGGCGGCCGAGGAGGAGAGCCTCGTCGAGGCGGGGCGGCTGCTCACCGGGACCCTCGACCTGTCGGAGGTGCTGCATCGGCTGGCCGAGCTGGTCCGCAGCCGTCTGTCCGGAGATCTCGTGCGCATCTGGTTGCTGGAGCCCACGGGCGAGCTGCGGTTCGCCGCCCGCGCCGGCGACGTGCGCGGCCCCGAGCAACGGGAGATGACGTTCCGGCGCGGGGAAGGCACGGTCGGCTGGATCCTCGAGCAGCGCGTGCCGCTGGTGCTGCCGGACCTCGCGTCCGATCACCGGGTCAAGTACGCCGACTACGTCCGGGACGAGGGCTTCGCGTCGTTCCTGGGTGTGCCCCTGCTCCTTCAAGACGAGGCGGTGGGCGTCCTGATCGTCGGCTGCCGCACGCGTCGAGACTTCGCTCCGGAGGAGGTGGCTCTGACCGAAGCCCTCGCCACCTCGGCCGCCGCCGCCATCCGCAACGCGCGGCTCTACGCGGAAACCCAGCAGCGCCTGCGCCAGACGGAGACGCTGCTCAGCGTCAGCCGCGCGGTCGGCTCGACGCTGGACATCTCGGAAGGGGCGCGCCGGACGATCCGGGAGCTGGTGCGCGCGCTGGACGCGGACATGGGCGGCGCTTGGCGCCTGGCCCCGACGCGGGATCGGCTGATGCCCCTGGCCGGCTACCACATCCCGAGGGACAACTTCGGCGAGCTGTCGGGGGCCCTGATACCCACCGGCAACGCGCTGATGGATGTCGTCCGGGCCCTGGGGTCGCCGGTGTACGCGACCGACAGCAAGGCCGACCCGCGCTTCGAGCACCCGCTGTTGCGGCTCGTGCCCCACAAGTCCGTCCTGGTCCTGCCCATGCGGGTGAAAGACGAGATCGTCGGCGGCTTCGCCATCGTGTGGACGCGTCGGCACCACGTGTTCACGGCCGACGAGCTCCGCCTGGCCGAGGGCATGGTCCGGCAGGCGGCCATCGCCCTCGAGAACGCCCGGCTGCTCGCGGCCGAGCGCGAGGCCCGCGAGCGACTGGCGGTCTCCGAGACGCGCTACCGGGAGCTCTTCGAGGACGTCATCGACATCGTGTACCTCCACGACCTCGAGGGCCGGATCCTCGAGATCAACGAAGCCGGGGCCCGGGCCAGCGGCTACACGCGCGAAGAGCTGCTGACCATGAACATCGCCGAGTTCCTGGCGCCCGAGGACCGCGAGCGCGCGGTCGAGATGGTGCGGCGGATCGCCACCGGCGAGCGACCCGTGGAATCGTTTACCGCCGAGTTCATCGGCAAGGACGGCGGGCGCCTGATCCTGGAGGCCGTGGTCCGCGCGGTCTGCAAAGACGGGGCGCCGGTGGCGATTCTCGGCAGCGCGCGCGACATCACCGTGAGGCGAAGCCTCGAGCGGCGCCAGGATGCCCTGGTGGCCCTGAGCCGGGAGCTGGCCACCGAGATCGATCTCGAGCGCCTGCTACCGCGCATCGCCGAGGAGGCCCGCCGGCTGATGGGGATGCACTCCGCGCTGCTCCTGCTCATCGAGGGTGACGACGACCTCGTGATCCGGGGCGCCTCGGAGGTGGAGCCGGAGCTGCTGGCCGTCGGCCAGCTGAGCATCGGGGCGAGCCTCACCGGGCTGGCCATCCGCGACCGCCGGCCGCTCGTCTACGCTAATCTGGCCGCCGACCCTACCTGGGGCGCGACGTCCCTGGTGCGCCAGTTCGGCTACCAGGCGATGCTGGCGGTGCCGGTGGCGGTCAAGGAGCGGACACTGGGCCTCCTCAAGCTCCTGCACCGGGAGCCGCGCAACTTCCCTCTGGAGGAGATCGAGTTTCTCCGGGCCCTGGCCACCCAGGCGGCCCTGGCCATCGACAACGCGCGGCTGTTCGCCGCCCAGCGGGATGAAGCCGAGGTCTCGGCCGCCCTGCTCCGGCTGGCCGAGGCCATCGAGGGGGTGCAGGACCTCGATCAGGTGCTCCACACTGTCGTCCGCACGACGGCCGAGCTGCTGGGTGGCACCCAGTGCCTGCTCTTCCTCTCGGACCCCAGTCACGAGCGACTCATCCCGACCGCCGCCTGCGGGCTCCCCGACGACAGCCGCCCGGCGTTCCTGGCCCTCACCGAGACATCGCGGCTGCCGTCCATGCTGTCGGCGCTGAGGACGCAGGACCCGGTCATCCTCGAAGCGGGCGCGCCCGACTTCCAGCTCTCGCCGGTCCTCGCCGACGTGTTCGGGATCCGCTCGATGCTGATCATCCCGCTCGTGAGCGGCGGCCGGCTCATGGGCGCCATCGGCGTCCACACGCCGGGCCGGCCCCACGCCTTCACGCCGAAGAAGATCGCCCTGGCCCGGGGCATCGCGGCCCACGCGGCGGTCGCCATCGACAAGGCCCGCCTCTTCCAGCAGACGCAGGCCCGCCTCCGGGAGACCGAGACGCTGCTGAACATCACCAATGCGCTGACCTCGACGCTGGATCCCACGGAGACGATGCGTCGCGTGGCGCGGGAGATCGCGCGGACGTTGGGGGCGGACATGGTC
This sequence is a window from Candidatus Methylomirabilota bacterium. Protein-coding genes within it:
- a CDS encoding ATP-binding protein, coding for MSLHNLLPLIAFLLNVSLASFSLLRNPGSRLNRIFTYFVSALAFWNFGVFMLRQSTDESTAYFWEVLIHVGVIAIPALYYHFVLIFLDATVLHRRSLLLAYMTSLGFTVINLSGAGVFMRGASLTYWGWAPATGPLYVPFFVYFNALLLYGIAQLLRSYRTIDSSFRRNRARLVLLGSFISLLGGGVDFLRFILVRFYPEADQIYPIGIPANMFFALMLGTSIVRYRLFDVNVVVKKAAVYGVAGAILTALLALVTIALEKYLDLESAVWVAVPLGVLMTMLLSPLGQRLEVRIERLMFSRRQGCYETLLALSKRMSAILNFDELVDTLVQGLVRGIPLTHCVLMTRDEPTQTFAPYRKETALDTPLRVSPLPTDSPIVRWLTTEEGVLVKEEAKLNPKLAGYFEATEAELEEITASLIVPLKIENKLVAILLVGEKLSGEIFDQQELEVLSLLANQAAISLENARLYEDLGSTNARLVQASRLKSQFLASMSHELRTPLNSIIGFSKVLLNRLDGELNEKQETYVRSVYNSSTHLLALINSILDISRIEAGKLDVRHDEFDLHELVDECVESSTPLARGKPIKIETDVPVELPRVVADRTKVKQVLLNLLSNALKFTPGGRVVVRGRREDSAVHVSVSDTGVGIRKADLSRLFEPFERLENPLARQAGGTGLGLAISKKVVELHGGQMWAESRENFGSTFHFTLPLPAREPGEP
- a CDS encoding GAF domain-containing protein, translated to MSVRTPPRDRRSTKILHIEDNPENRALVRALLEAEGYTLVEAEDGLSGIEAALREEPALILLDINLPGVDGYEVGVILKSFPSLSATPVIAVTAYAMDGDRQRTLVAGCDGYIDKPIDVDAFPRQITEFLRGKRERVEEHEAGPYLRELNQRLVYRLVSQVEELKRLNHHFVRRAVQLEDLHAAVQDITSEMGVVPLLERLLPALARALGTTSLVVELSDLAGFRVAAAGEPFERPRGVLAATGAAQSDEWTEVEWALPLAVLGRSLGVMTARHILPSGARSDEEQLLKIVANQVAIAVENARLYRGMEQRAAEEESLVEAGRLLTGTLDLSEVLHRLAELVRSRLSGDLVRIWLLEPTGELRFAARAGDVRGPEQREMTFRRGEGTVGWILEQRVPLVLPDLASDHRVKYADYVRDEGFASFLGVPLLLQDEAVGVLIVGCRTRRDFAPEEVALTEALATSAAAAIRNARLYAETQQRLRQTETLLSVSRAVGSTLDISEGARRTIRELVRALDADMGGAWRLAPTRDRLMPLAGYHIPRDNFGELSGALIPTGNALMDVVRALGSPVYATDSKADPRFEHPLLRLVPHKSVLVLPMRVKDEIVGGFAIVWTRRHHVFTADELRLAEGMVRQAAIALENARLLAAEREARERLAVSETRYRELFEDVIDIVYLHDLEGRILEINEAGARASGYTREELLTMNIAEFLAPEDRERAVEMVRRIATGERPVESFTAEFIGKDGGRLILEAVVRAVCKDGAPVAILGSARDITVRRSLERRQDALVALSRELATEIDLERLLPRIAEEARRLMGMHSALLLLIEGDDDLVIRGASEVEPELLAVGQLSIGASLTGLAIRDRRPLVYANLAADPTWGATSLVRQFGYQAMLAVPVAVKERTLGLLKLLHREPRNFPLEEIEFLRALATQAALAIDNARLFAAQRDEAEVSAALLRLAEAIEGVQDLDQVLHTVVRTTAELLGGTQCLLFLSDPSHERLIPTAACGLPDDSRPAFLALTETSRLPSMLSALRTQDPVILEAGAPDFQLSPVLADVFGIRSMLIIPLVSGGRLMGAIGVHTPGRPHAFTPKKIALARGIAAHAAVAIDKARLFQQTQARLRETETLLNITNALTSTLDPTETMRRVAREIARTLGADMVGAYLADAEHTCLRPIAGYRVPKELHQKFMEFPIPIVGHPVMEEAWRTREAVWSNDAASDPRIDRESFARFPHRSLLFVPMIVKGEPIGGFFVIWWEERRQLTPEEIRLVKGISDQAAMLIENARLYSEATRRRREAEELARLARMLTESLDAADVGERIVESSLLLLGGRFSVLRLQQPDGSLKLIASRGDARTLGRLLPIIPAGVGVVGRAVVEGRPAWSADVFGDPSLSLPEDMRRHVEGLGLSAYLAVPLRVKREIVGVIGICDEAGRNFSQAEVALLQTFADQAAIALENSRLYGDLRAALRAVEESQQRIVQGERLRALGEMAGGVAHDFNNVLAIIVGRAEVLLNETEDPELQRQLNVIIKVALDAAQTVKRIQEFTRMRRARPFQQVHLNHLVEEIVEVTRSRWKDEAQSKGIKYEVVLETSPTPSVAGDPSEIREALTNIIFNALDAMPEGGQIALRTGVEGSHVVCAVSDTGVGMSEDVRQRIFDPFFTTKGERGTGLGLSVVYGIMTRHNGEVDVQSRLGHGTTFFVRLPIGGDVQREAPARVTARTPTKGRVLVIDDEREVGDVLHDLLTRDGHAAVVCSDAQSGLTRFDHESFDLVITDLGMPGVSGWEVARLVKLRRPGTPVAMVTGWGDRIDPSEAAARGVDYVVAKPFKRENIREVVAAALGGGPWPLSPRR